A single Euzebya sp. DNA region contains:
- the rplF gene encoding 50S ribosomal protein L6 has translation MSRIGKEPVPIPSGVDVTLSTDTITVKGPRGTLTQALHDGVDVAVQDDQVVVTRPDDERRSRELHGLYRTLVANMITGVTDGFTKSLEIVGVGYRAAMQGQGLRLQLGFSHDVNVPAIDGITFETPSQTQITITGASKQQVGQIAANIRSLRPPEPYKGKGIKYADEHILRKAGKAAG, from the coding sequence ATGAGTCGCATCGGCAAGGAACCGGTCCCGATCCCGAGCGGGGTCGACGTGACCCTGTCCACGGACACCATCACCGTCAAGGGCCCCCGCGGCACCCTGACCCAGGCCCTCCACGACGGCGTCGACGTCGCCGTGCAGGACGACCAGGTCGTCGTGACGCGCCCCGACGACGAGCGGCGCTCGCGCGAGCTCCACGGGCTCTACCGCACGCTGGTCGCCAACATGATCACCGGCGTCACCGACGGGTTCACCAAGTCCCTCGAGATCGTCGGCGTCGGCTACCGCGCCGCGATGCAGGGCCAGGGCCTCAGGCTGCAGCTCGGCTTCAGCCACGACGTCAACGTGCCCGCCATCGACGGCATCACGTTCGAGACCCCGTCACAGACCCAGATCACGATCACCGGCGCGAGCAAGCAGCAGGTCGGCCAGATCGCCGCGAACATCCGGTCGCTGCGTCCGCCGGAGCCCTACAAGGGCAAGGGCATCAAGTACGCCGACGAGCACATCCTCCGCAAGGCAGGAAAGGCGGCCGGGTAA
- the rplR gene encoding 50S ribosomal protein L18, translating into MAKTDARRTGRDRRHLRLRKKVQGDATRPRLAVYRSNTHIYAQVIDDRAGATLAAASSTEASFSPDGDGKVGEAKAVGRLVAERAKDAGIDQVVFDRGGNRYAGRVQALADAARDAGLTF; encoded by the coding sequence ATGGCAAAGACCGACGCACGCCGGACGGGGCGGGACCGCCGCCACCTCCGGCTCCGCAAGAAGGTGCAGGGCGACGCCACGCGTCCCCGCCTCGCGGTGTACCGCTCCAACACCCACATCTACGCCCAGGTCATCGACGACCGCGCCGGCGCCACGCTGGCGGCCGCGTCCTCGACCGAGGCGTCCTTCTCGCCCGACGGCGACGGCAAGGTCGGCGAGGCGAAGGCCGTCGGCCGACTCGTCGCCGAGCGCGCGAAGGACGCGGGCATCGACCAGGTCGTCTTCGACCGCGGCGGCAACCGGTACGCCGGGCGCGTCCAGGCACTCGCCGACGCCGCCCGTGACGCCGGACTGACCTTCTAG
- the rpsE gene encoding 30S ribosomal protein S5 encodes MAYNPPNNPRGGRDGGRGGRGGRGGRGGRPEEKSPYEEKVVAINRVAKVVKGGRRFSFTALVVVGDGNGTVGVGYGKAKEVPAAIQKGVEIGKKNLFAVPMIQKTIVHPVIGVHGAGRVVLKPAAPGTGVIAGGPVRAVLEAAGITDVLAKSLGTPNPINVVHATVAGLQSLKRPQDVAAMRDLEMEEFMPPKMYANMTGKATSGTGA; translated from the coding sequence ATGGCCTACAACCCCCCCAACAACCCCCGAGGTGGCCGCGACGGCGGCCGCGGCGGCCGTGGTGGCCGCGGCGGCCGCGGCGGACGTCCCGAGGAGAAGAGCCCGTACGAGGAGAAGGTCGTCGCGATCAACCGCGTCGCCAAGGTCGTCAAGGGCGGCCGTCGGTTCTCCTTCACCGCCCTGGTGGTCGTCGGTGACGGCAACGGCACCGTCGGCGTGGGCTACGGCAAGGCCAAGGAGGTCCCCGCGGCGATCCAGAAGGGCGTCGAGATCGGGAAGAAGAACCTCTTCGCCGTGCCGATGATCCAGAAGACCATCGTGCACCCGGTCATCGGCGTGCACGGCGCGGGTCGCGTCGTCCTGAAGCCCGCCGCCCCCGGTACCGGCGTGATCGCCGGTGGCCCGGTGCGCGCCGTGCTCGAGGCGGCCGGGATCACCGACGTGCTGGCCAAGTCCCTCGGCACCCCGAACCCCATCAACGTCGTGCACGCGACCGTCGCCGGCCTGCAGAGCCTGAAGCGCCCGCAGGACGTCGCCGCCATGCGCGACCTCGAGATGGAGGAGTTCATGCCGCCGAAGATGTACGCCAACATGACCGGCAAGGCCACGTCCGGGACGGGTGCCTGA
- the rplO gene encoding 50S ribosomal protein L15, whose product MKLNDLKPAPGSTRRKTRKGRGEAAGKGKTAGRGTKGTGARKNVPLGFEGGQMPLQRRLPKLPGFTPRNRVEYVGVNVSRLESAFEAGATVDPAAMAAKGLLRDAEERVKILGDGELSTSLTVSAHAFSKSAEAKITDAGGTVQRLTR is encoded by the coding sequence ATGAAGCTCAACGACCTCAAGCCGGCTCCCGGCTCGACCCGGCGCAAGACGCGCAAGGGTCGCGGCGAGGCCGCCGGCAAGGGCAAGACCGCCGGCCGCGGCACCAAGGGCACCGGCGCGCGGAAGAACGTCCCCCTCGGGTTCGAGGGCGGGCAGATGCCGCTGCAGCGCCGCCTGCCGAAGCTGCCCGGCTTCACCCCCCGGAACCGCGTGGAGTACGTCGGCGTGAACGTGTCGCGGCTCGAGTCGGCCTTCGAGGCCGGCGCGACCGTCGACCCCGCCGCCATGGCCGCGAAGGGCCTCCTCCGCGACGCGGAGGAGCGGGTGAAGATCCTCGGCGACGGCGAGCTGTCGACGTCGCTGACCGTGTCGGCGCACGCGTTCTCGAAGTCCGCGGAGGCGAAGATCACCGACGCCGGCGGCACCGTCCAGCGCCTGACCCGCTGA
- the secY gene encoding preprotein translocase subunit SecY, with amino-acid sequence MFRAFANAFKIPDLRGKILFTLAIIAVYRLGSVIPIPGVDYQVLDGILQQAEASGVAALLNLFSGGALTQLAVFALGIMPYITASIIMQLLAVVIPKLEEWQKEGATGTARITQITRYVTVVLAILQSTGLIVLIESGQLFGGTIPTAGLIPDDSVPIRALMVLTLTAGTAFIMWLGELITQRGIGNGMSLIIYAAILAALPGQFSAIYQQNTVLFAVFVLVGLILIVGVVYVEQGQRRIPVQYAKRQVGRRQYGGQQTYIPLKVNQSGVIPIIFASSLLYLPQLSASIVNNDGLTNFVNRYFATGGHPVYIATYLALTIFFAYFYTAITFNPIDVADNMKKYGGFIPGIRPGRPTAEYLDRVLTRITLPGSLYLGALAILPLVVLALGNVQFPLGGATLLIVVGVGLETMKQLESQLMQRHYEGFIRG; translated from the coding sequence ATGTTCCGCGCCTTCGCGAACGCCTTCAAGATCCCGGACCTCCGGGGGAAGATCCTCTTCACCCTCGCGATCATCGCGGTGTACCGGCTGGGATCGGTCATCCCGATCCCGGGGGTCGACTACCAGGTCCTCGACGGCATCCTGCAGCAGGCCGAGGCGAGCGGCGTCGCCGCGCTCCTGAACCTCTTCAGCGGGGGCGCGCTGACCCAGCTCGCGGTCTTCGCGCTCGGGATCATGCCGTACATCACCGCCAGCATCATCATGCAGCTGCTGGCGGTGGTGATCCCGAAGCTCGAGGAGTGGCAGAAGGAGGGGGCGACCGGCACGGCGCGGATCACCCAGATCACCCGGTACGTCACCGTGGTGCTGGCGATCCTGCAGTCGACCGGCCTGATCGTGCTGATCGAATCCGGCCAGCTGTTCGGCGGGACGATCCCCACCGCGGGGCTGATCCCCGACGACTCGGTCCCGATCCGGGCGCTGATGGTCCTGACCCTCACCGCCGGCACGGCCTTCATCATGTGGCTGGGTGAGCTGATCACCCAGCGCGGCATCGGCAACGGGATGTCGCTGATCATCTACGCGGCGATCCTCGCGGCGCTGCCCGGCCAGTTCTCGGCCATCTACCAGCAGAACACCGTGCTGTTCGCCGTGTTCGTGCTGGTGGGCCTGATCCTCATCGTCGGCGTGGTGTACGTCGAGCAGGGCCAGCGCCGCATCCCCGTCCAGTACGCCAAGCGCCAGGTCGGCCGACGCCAGTACGGCGGCCAGCAGACCTACATCCCGCTGAAGGTCAACCAGTCCGGCGTGATCCCGATCATCTTCGCGTCCTCGCTGCTGTACCTGCCGCAGCTGAGCGCCTCGATCGTGAACAACGACGGCCTGACGAACTTCGTCAACCGCTACTTCGCGACCGGCGGCCACCCCGTCTACATCGCCACCTACCTGGCGCTGACGATCTTCTTCGCCTACTTCTACACGGCCATCACGTTCAACCCGATCGACGTGGCCGACAACATGAAGAAGTACGGCGGGTTCATCCCGGGCATCCGCCCGGGTCGCCCGACGGCCGAGTACCTGGATCGCGTCCTGACCCGCATCACCCTGCCGGGGTCGCTGTACCTGGGTGCGCTCGCCATCCTGCCCCTCGTCGTGCTGGCCCTCGGCAACGTGCAGTTCCC